In the genome of Yarrowia lipolytica chromosome 1B, complete sequence, the window TAAAAACAGTGGTACATGACATGAACCCTACCAAAAGTCTAAACGTCTTCCTTGCTAATTGTAACTTTACTGTATCATCGACGATCGAATAATGAGCACAAGAGCCCAACTATGATGCGGGTGGCCAAAAGATACCCCTTATACACAATCGCTCTGTTTAATAAGCATATTTCGCCGCTTACGAGGCTAAAAAACGCGTAAAAGCGGGATGCATGGCTCACTTTAACCCCCCCGGATAATCTTGGCGTCTCCGAAAATCGCGGCAGGCCCAAAATGTGGTTTCCGCGCCGTGCAGCAAACCTGTGTGAACCGCACATGCCAGAAACTTTTTTCATAATGTCACGTCCAGGTGATTAGGTTAGGGTTAGGGCAGGCTGAATGCGTAGCAGAGTCTAGAAGCAGGGTTTCGAAGGTTAAGGTTTTAATTAACTTTGTGTTACTAAGCCGCATAATAGTTGTACAGgagaaaaaatatttttttggttAGGTTTTGTTGGGTTTTGTTGATGACTGAGTGTGTGAACTTGAAGGGTGGCTCGGGAATGTAGTAAGgggtggtcacgtggtgcgatcacgtgatgggaGAAGTGTTGGTTTGGATGAGTGAGTAGCTGATTTCAAACTAAACTGACCTGTATACGAGATATTTTCAAGTAATTAGTAAGGTGTCTTGCGTGGGTTAGTTGGCTGTTGAGCTACAGTAACTATATCTaatcaataatacttatgatcttcaatacGAACTGGTAGGTCTTGTGTAAAGTCGGAGAGCATGATAAAGCTCAGATATGGGGAACCAATCACCAAAGAGAACACTAGTTTTGTATGGCTGATTTTGAAAACAAATAAATcatagtatgtacttctATTGACTCACTTCCCTCTCTCTCGGTGTGGGTGTATAGCTTAGTATATATGTCTTAGTAtatatgtatgtactgtatgtattgATGCCAGATTGTACAATGAGAACTCCACGAGAAAACTAGCACCTCTGGGGTCGGCTTAGGGAATCTACAATAACGACCAGAGATGGTAGTAGGGAATTGCGAGGTTggtagtactgtacggttTTGGGGAGGGAGTGCGGGCGAAGATGGTGGTGAGTAGTAGACGTGGGCGTCTCAAACAAGTTAACGATTGGACTTTCTACTGGATAACCAGGTATTGAATTCCAAGAATTCCATTGTGAACAGCTGGGGGTCGCCAGTATTGGTTTTTGAGCTGTTGTGGGCTCCTACGATTCCATCGAATTGATTGTTGATGAAGAGAGACGTTGGAAAACTTGACAATCATATATATCTTGAAGTCGTCTGTATATGTTACTTTAGTAGCAGATAAAGGGTAATGAAAGGATTCGTTGTGAGTATCAATGGTAGGAGTATTGTACTTAAAGCACTTCATGATCCCCTACAGTTTATCCAAATGTATCCattatgtatgtactataaCAGTAAAGATACCAGTTGTTTTGTTTGGCTGGGCCGATTTTTTGTTCATACCTGATCCTTCACCACATTAATCTCAATTGAAACTTGTTTTCACGACTTTATACACAATGGATGAGGGTCTTCGGTAAGGTATCAGCGATATATCTGCCTGGTTCAGTGTACATGCCGTGTAGACACTACGAACTccatgtacatacatgtCATTTATCGCTGCTTCCTATTTCGATTCTACACTCACGAACAAGAACATTCTGGACCTCCTGATTGGTGTCCGGGGAACCACCCTGGGAAGAGCTGGACTAACCATTGAGGTAGATGGAGCCATACAGTTACTGGTGAGAACTGGTGATATAACTAGAAGAGCTTCACGGTCCTACTACGCCAGCACTGGTCCTCGTTCAGTGCACCTGCTGTAAGTCTAGAgccacttgtacttctcaCCTTGACCAATAAGGGAACTCGAGATGACTAACCACAGTCGTAAGATTAATTGCCCGTCTGATGATTGTCAGCGTATCAGTGAATACTTCTTTAGCTGCCTCAAAAGCAATTTTCAGAATAGTGAGTCTGTCTTATCATGGGCTATAAGTACTTGAGGAGGATTAGATGACTAGCAGACAGTTACAACTAGTATACAAATATTGTATAGCGGAAGATCTGTGACACCAAATGAGAATCTTTTGAATAACTGATACATTTTATATAACGAATACATTAGCGACTTCCGCATCACTTGCTAGGGATGTTTCGACACCGTAACCCCAATCAATGGAGATTAGGATAGAACACAATATCAGACCAGGGAAATCCACTTACTGAGTGGAATCACCACCACGAAACAGAACAAGTTCTCTCCAGTCAGCAGAATCATCATCCCACAATAGCAGACCACTGGAATTGCGACACACTACAATGCGATCCACTAGAATAGCGCGCCACCACAACAGTGAATAACTCTTCAACCAGGAGCCATCAAGAAGACAACCAATCGACCTCCCTACACCCCAAACCCGAGCTGAGCCTTTATATTATCATCACAcccgtcacgtgactcaacAATCACCGAGTCAAGGTCCGTCGCCGTGtgaagtcacgtgaccaacctTCTTTCGCATCCCGCGCCTCGCCAATGACTAAGCTATACATGGATTATGCAAGGTTGACTCAACTTATTTTTGCTGTTGATTTCCAGAATGTTCTATTTGGGATTTTGGAAAATTTGAAAGGGCCATAAGGGGGGGAAACAGTCTGAAAATATCGTTGAAATGTGATTGCAGCGGTTAATTCACCTCTACCGCTTCTTATTGTCTTTTCAGCCACGCCAAAACCCCCAACTCCAAGGGTTACCCTACTGCATATGCAGATCGAAGCAAATCAAAATTATTTCCAAGTACATATACTCTTGATTGTGCAGCACCAGAGAGACGGTACAACAATACGATAACAAATCGACAAATCGTCACCAAGCCTTCAATCTACAAAAATCAACATGGCTGACTACGACGGAACCATTACCAAGCTAATTCCCAAACACACAGCTCCCAAGATTCTGTGCTGTCACTGTGGCAATGCCATGGTGATGCGAAACGACAGCACATCTGGAGAGGCTGGTAAGATCAATCTGGGAGTGGCCAAGAACTCGGGAGCCGCTCTGTGCGACGACTGTATCATGGCCCAGATCGACATTACTGAAAACATTCCCAAGAGCGCCGCCGAAAACATTCTGACCATTTGCAAGAATTGCGCCAAGGTCAGCTGTCCTCCTGGCCGGGCGTGGATCATTGCGCCCCAGGAAAGCAGAGAACGTCTGGCTCTGTGTctgaagaagatcaagggtCTGACATCTTCGGAGGTACGGCTTGTGGACGCACAGTTTCTGTGGACCGAGCCTCACAGCAGGCGTaacaaggtcaaggtgaCTGTTCGAGGCGAGTCCCCTCAATTCCCCAACATTACTGTCCAGCAGGATTGTGTCGTGGAATTCACAGAGGGAAGTGGCCAGTGTCCCGACTGTGCCAAGAGTTTCACAGCCAACAAGTGGACGGCACAGGTGCAGGTGCGACAAAAGGTGGACCATAAGAAGACTTTTTTCTACCTTGAACAGCTCATTCTCAAGTCACGAATGGACGACGAGTGTATCTCCATCGAGGAGGCAAGAGAGGGTCTCAACTTTCTGTTTGCCTCCAagcatgctgctgctcggtTTTCCGAGTTTGTCGGCTCAGTGGTGCCCTGCAGAATCAAGCAGTCTGAAGAGCTGGTGAGTACAGATACTCATACCGGCCACTCCACCTTCAAGTTTACTTTCTCCATCGACATTGTTCCCATCTGTCGAGAAGACCTGATTGTGTTGAGCAAAAAGCAGGCCACTCAGATTGGTCTGTACAAATCCCGAGTGGTTCTGTGCTACAAGATCGGATCGACCATTCATTTGATCGACCCCAACTCGCTGCGAACTGCTGATGTCACTCAGCAGCAATTCTTCCGGGACCCCTTCACTCCTGTGGTCACCTCTACTAGCGGAGGAAAGTCGTTGACTAAGTTCATGGTTCTGGACTGTGAGATCATTCTGGATCCCTCCGTGGACGTGACCGAATCCTTTTCGCATGTCTCTGCCAAGCACAAGCTTGCAGAGGTGACGTTGGCTCGAGAGTCCGATCTCGGCGTCAACGACCAGCAGTATGTCATTCGAACACACATTGGCGCCATTCTGCAGCCTGGAGACACCGCTCTAGGATACTTTATGGGTAACACAAACGTCAACCACGATGAGTGGGAGAGCATTCCCGAAGAGCAGCGTCCCGATGTTGTCTTGGTGAAGAAGTACTAcggcgagaagaagaaatcTAAGAAGAGCCGAAACTGGAAGCTGCGACGAATGGCCACCGAGTATAACGAGGCCGACGACAACCAGAAGAACGCCCATCCTTCTGCACCTGGAGGAGCCGAGTACGAGGAGTTCCtcaacgagctggagcaggaTCCCGAGCTCCGAGGCCAGATTGACATGTACGCCAAGGATGTTGAGAACGGTactgaagaaggagatgaggATGGAGACgaggatggagatgaggaTGACGGAGACTACGATGATGAGCTGGACgtcaagctggacgagctcaaaTTGGAGGACATGGATGAGGAGCATGTggttgaggaagaggaggtcaaggaggagtaaGAAAAGAGGAAACGGTGACGCACATTGGGGGTGTATAGATAATTGCATTTATTTATAATtgtttgtacaagtacttgtagacaaCTGACTTTGATTGGTCGCTCTTTATTGAAGAAGATGTTGAGCTCATAATATGTTGGTGTAACAGTTTTGACGTAGTTTAAGCACATGTACTGGTGGGATTGAGGTTTGTTGCGACAACTCTGTGTCATTTAGCACCATTattctctcttctcaagtCACTCCCATACCTCTACTCGCACTTTGACATGGTCGTCTCCCTCATCTCATTTTTAGCTCAGTAATTATGCATATGTTGTCCtgcactccaccaccatggctCTTGTCTCGAGCAACTTCGGCATTGCTCTTTTCACGCTCCTCGGGTCGCTGGCGATATGGTTGTCTTTTGCGCGATATCAGCTGGACGTAGACACGTGTGTGGTGCCACGAATGTGGGTGGCCTATTCTCCAATTGAGGGGCTTACAACTGAGCATTCTCGACTGGCTGAAAAGTACTCCTTGTACCTGGTGAAATCGACGCCCTACGACATTCCGCTGCCGGTTCGACCCTCGGGTGTGCCTGTTTTGTTTGTGCCGGGAAACGCCGGCAGTTATAGACAGATTCGATCGATATCCGACACTTGTCGAGAACTGAACGAACAGTATGGCGGCTCTGAAATCGACTTTTTTGCGCTGGATTTCAACGAGGCATACTCGGCACTGCATGGCCGCACGCTTCTGGACCAAGCAGAATACCTGAACGACGCTATCAACTACATTTTGCAAATGTACAGAGATAACGGAAAGGATGTGTCTTCTGTGATGCTTCTAGGACACTCTATGGGAGGAGTGGTATCTAGACTGGCCATCAGTTTGGACAACTACAAGCCTGGAACTGTCACCACCATTTTTACCTTGGCTTCTCCCCATCTCGTTCCCCCAGCTACCTTTGATGGAGACATTCAAAAAGTGTACAACCGAATGAACGACTTCTGGCGGTCAAACTACGCTGATTCGGACAACAACTCGCTGAGTGACATGACTGTGCTTTCCATCGCTGGCGGAAAACGAGATACCATGGTGCCAAGTGACTACATTAGCTTGGATTCCGTTGTACCTTCTTCCCATGGACTATCGACTTTTTCCAACTCGATCAACCGTGTGTGGACAGGCATTGATCACGATGCAATGATGTGGTGTCATCAACTGCGACGCCAGATTGCCATTGCTCTTATGAACGTGATTGATCGGGATGTGAATGGTAGAATGGAGGTGTTTCGAAAGGTGTTTAGTGGCACGCAGACACTTTCAGATGCAGAGGAAGACTTTGAGGATGTGGAGGTGACTCCCGTGAAACATGGACTACACCAGAAACTAGAATCAGGCTGGTATTATGGGGAAAACGTCCAGGTTATGACGACACATACGGTAAACCAGGAGTCTGCTTTTGAAAGCTACGAAATGTCTTCTGGATCTCTTCTCAGAGCTTTCGAATGTCGCTCCAAGTCTGGATCTTCGTTCAAAGGATGCAGAAAGATCTTCCCTTTGCTTGTCCCTGGAAGCAATGACGCTGTTATTGCCTTCGCTGAAACTGAACATTACCTTCTTTTGGatgtttcttcttcttcagacTGGATCTCCATCGATCAGGTGTCTCAGAAGAGCGCTAGCTTCGACTTTGTCACCGGAGCTACAATCTCCACTTCCAATACCATCTCCACTGATATTTCCTTCCCCAAATTGACTTCTGGACTCGTTTCTTACAAGGTCAGTGTCTCGAAGGGAGTGCAGCTTGTTCGACAATACGTTCAACAAAATTCTAGTCGAGTATACGACTCTAAGTACCTTGTGCCTCACAACGGGGTAGTTGACGTATCGTTCCATGGAGATGTCCCCTTTGTTCCTTATTTTCAGTcatctcctcttcatctaCAGGTCTTTGGAGggggtcatgtgactatCCGGGTGGACTGGATCGGTTCTCTGGGTAACCTATTTATGCGGTATCGCATTCTCTTCATTTCTCTTCCTTCTGCTATCTTGTATGCAATCTTTTTGGTACAGTTCCATGCAGGTACTGCCAGGTTTCTGTCTCTTCGacaaagtacaagtatcttTATTAACCGTTACCTACTTACTTCATGCTTGGCTGGGTCTGGTATTGCCTATTTGACGGGACTTTCACAAGTCAGAGACTTTCTACATCTCATTCAGATCCCTATTACCAAGACCTTTGCCGTTGACCCTTCATACACTAAGAACGACTTGTTTTTAGGACTCAGCGGAGTCTCTGGGACAGTTCTGGCACCTATCTTCactgtcttctccaccgGTATGGTTGTTTTGATCACAGAACTGGTCATGGGATTGACTTCTCTTCTGTCCTTCTGTTTCAAAAGCACTACAACTGCCcagtcagagtcagaatCAGGCGACCCTATCAGCGATCTTTTACACAAGAGAACTGTTTTTGTGGCTGTCATTTCtgttctggttctgctgTTCTTTCCCTACCAGCTGGCCTTTACTCTGGCCACTGTGGCTCTTCTGGTGATGACTGCGTACTTCAAGTCCAACAAAGCTCCGCAGGAACAATCATTCAACAACTACATTTCCACCATCTGTGTTCTCATGACTTGGACATGTATCATAAATGCTCCTGTGCTGGCAGTCTGGATTCAGGGCATTGTTGTTCAGCGATCAATGACCTTTTCTTCCCATCACAACCTCGTTTCCATTCTCCCCACACTGCTGTTTGTGGAAAACCTATCCTTCAGGCGTATTCCCAGTGGTTCTTCCATCACTTCTCTCTTGTTGGCATACACCAGTCTGCACTGTTTGTTCTATGGAATGATGCAGGCATTCATGATCCACCATGGATTCAACCTGTTGGCCACCTGGCTCCTTTGCATGTCCTACAAAAAGGTCTTTTTCAAGTCCAAGCATGAGTAACCAAATCGATGAAACAAGTGGAGTGCGAAGAGGGTGACTATAAGTAGTGAGTGCAGTAGCTACTTTAGTGAGCTGGGAGCCTTGGGTCTAAAAGTGGCAAGTAAAAGAGTCTTAGACGGGTGTAAACGTATGATAAGTTCTATAACCAGTTCAATTTCCTGTAACTATTCGGTATCCCTATAATTCCACAAATATATGTCATATTCCTCTCCCCATATTGCCCTTCGCTTACATAATCATCCGATTAAACTCTGAGTTTATTTGAAAAAAATCCTGTGGGTGCATGATCAAGTTTTCAGTTTGGACTTTTTATACCACAATTCACTAAAAGCACAGCACAATGTCTGGAATTCCCACGATTGTGACGTTGGACGAGCCGCTGAGCGTGTTGGCCGTGCCCGATtctgagctcaagaagcaggctcttgccaaggtcaaggaggcgCTGGACCCTCTCTCAGAGCAGTACTCGGTGCTTGATCAGATTCATGTTCAGGATATGGATGCTGAGATGGTCTGGGCTCAGGCCAAGATGGTTATCGATGGCGTTTGTGATAAGATGATTGGCGAGGTGTTTCCCAAGTACGGCAAGATCCAGCCCGACAGCGAGCAagaagatgaggaagaggagagtGACGACGAGAGCCAGTATGAGAGCGCTCAGGAGGAGGTTCCTGGAGAGGAGGTTGTtggcgaggaggaggatgagggAGTTGACGTCTTTGACGATggcgacgaggacgacgaggacgatACTGAGGAGGACAACGAAGGCAGCGATGTTGATATGGACATGGATaatcttgttgatgattatgaagatgaggaagaaaaggaagacgacgacgaggaagaggaggaggaggaggaggaggaagacgatTCTGGAGGGGAAGAAAAGCCCGATAAATTCGGTCTCAATGATGGCTTCTTCGATATCGACAAGTTCAACAAGCAGATCATGGCCATGGAGGCTGACAACtttggagaagacggaCCCGACTTTGATTGGAACAAAGAGCTCGGCGAGCAGAGCGACGACTCGGTCGACGATATCAAGTACGACGACTTTTTCGGCAAGGCCAAGTttgacaagaagctgcagTACGAGCAGCGGGTTGCCAAGCGACAAAAGCTTGCCGAacaggctctggagaacaaggaTGAGGAGTCTGACGATGAGTCTGACAACGAGGCCGGTTCTGACGACAACGAAGCTGACTTCGACATGGAGGGATCTGGGGACGAAAACGAATACGAGGACATGATCAACTCTGTTAAGAAGGATCTGTTCGAGGAAGATATTGCCGAAGACACCCCCGAGCATCTGTCGACGTTTGAGAAACAGCAACGGGAAATCATGAAGCAGATTGCCCAGTACGAGAAGGAAAACGTGGGCGAAAAGAAGTGGACCCTTAAGGGAGAGGCTCGAGCAGCCCAGCGAACTAAGGactcgctgctggaggaggatctggacTTTGAGCGGGGAGCTAAACCTGTTCCGGTCATGACCCAGGCCGTCACCGAGTCGCTGGAAGACATGATCAAGGCCCGAATCAAGAGCGGCCAGTTTGATGACCTTCCGCGACGTTTCTTTGACGACCTGCCTCAGttcaagaagagcaagCTCATCGAGGTCTCTGAGCAAAAGTCGCAAAAGTCTCTGGCTGATCTGTACG includes:
- a CDS encoding uncharacterized protein (Compare to YALI0B10021g, similar to uniprot|P38861 Saccharomyces cerevisiae YHR170w NMD3 nonsense-mediated mRNA decay protein singleton, similar to Saccharomyces cerevisiae NMD3 (YHR170W); ancestral locus Anc_5.67) — protein: MADYDGTITKLIPKHTAPKILCCHCGNAMVMRNDSTSGEAGKINLGVAKNSGAALCDDCIMAQIDITENIPKSAAENILTICKNCAKVSCPPGRAWIIAPQESRERLALCLKKIKGLTSSEVRLVDAQFLWTEPHSRRNKVKVTVRGESPQFPNITVQQDCVVEFTEGSGQCPDCAKSFTANKWTAQVQVRQKVDHKKTFFYLEQLILKSRMDDECISIEEAREGLNFLFASKHAAARFSEFVGSVVPCRIKQSEELVSTDTHTGHSTFKFTFSIDIVPICREDLIVLSKKQATQIGLYKSRVVLCYKIGSTIHLIDPNSLRTADVTQQQFFRDPFTPVVTSTSGGKSLTKFMVLDCEIILDPSVDVTESFSHVSAKHKLAEVTLARESDLGVNDQQYVIRTHIGAILQPGDTALGYFMGNTNVNHDEWESIPEEQRPDVVLVKKYYGEKKKSKKSRNWKLRRMATEYNEADDNQKNAHPSAPGGAEYEEFLNELEQDPELRGQIDMYAKDVENGTEEGDEDGDEDGDEDDGDYDDELDVKLDELKLEDMDEEHVVEEEEVKEE
- a CDS encoding uncharacterized protein (Compare to YALI0B10043g, similar to KLLA0F25124g Kluyveromyces lactis Similar to uniprot|P43571 Saccharomyces cerevisiae YFL025c BST1 negative regulator of COPII vesicle), giving the protein MALVSSNFGIALFTLLGSLAIWLSFARYQLDVDTCVVPRMWVAYSPIEGLTTEHSRLAEKYSLYLVKSTPYDIPLPVRPSGVPVLFVPGNAGSYRQIRSISDTCRELNEQYGGSEIDFFALDFNEAYSALHGRTLLDQAEYLNDAINYILQMYRDNGKDVSSVMLLGHSMGGVVSRLAISLDNYKPGTVTTIFTLASPHLVPPATFDGDIQKVYNRMNDFWRSNYADSDNNSLSDMTVLSIAGGKRDTMVPSDYISLDSVVPSSHGLSTFSNSINRVWTGIDHDAMMWCHQLRRQIAIALMNVIDRDVNGRMEVFRKVFSGTQTLSDAEEDFEDVEVTPVKHGLHQKLESGWYYGENVQVMTTHTVNQESAFESYEMSSGSLLRAFECRSKSGSSFKGCRKIFPLLVPGSNDAVIAFAETEHYLLLDVSSSSDWISIDQVSQKSASFDFVTGATISTSNTISTDISFPKLTSGLVSYKVSVSKGVQLVRQYVQQNSSRVYDSKYLVPHNGVVDVSFHGDVPFVPYFQSSPLHLQVFGGGHVTIRVDWIGSLGNLFMRYRILFISLPSAILYAIFLVQFHAGTARFLSLRQSTSIFINRYLLTSCLAGSGIAYLTGLSQVRDFLHLIQIPITKTFAVDPSYTKNDLFLGLSGVSGTVLAPIFTVFSTGMVVLITELVMGLTSLLSFCFKSTTTAQSESESGDPISDLLHKRTVFVAVISVLVLLFFPYQLAFTLATVALLVMTAYFKSNKAPQEQSFNNYISTICVLMTWTCIINAPVLAVWIQGIVVQRSMTFSSHHNLVSILPTLLFVENLSFRRIPSGSSITSLLLAYTSLHCLFYGMMQAFMIHHGFNLLATWLLCMSYKKVFFKSKHE
- a CDS encoding uncharacterized protein (Compare to YALI0B10065g, similar to uniprot|P47083 Saccharomyces cerevisiae YJR002w MPP10 component of the U3 small nucleolar ribonucleoprotein singleton, similar to Saccharomyces cerevisiae MPP10 (YJR002W); ancestral locus Anc_5.221), producing the protein MSGIPTIVTLDEPLSVLAVPDSELKKQALAKVKEALDPLSEQYSVLDQIHVQDMDAEMVWAQAKMVIDGVCDKMIGEVFPKYGKIQPDSEQEDEEEESDDESQYESAQEEVPGEEVVGEEEDEGVDVFDDGDEDDEDDTEEDNEGSDVDMDMDNLVDDYEDEEEKEDDDEEEEEEEEEEDDSGGEEKPDKFGLNDGFFDIDKFNKQIMAMEADNFGEDGPDFDWNKELGEQSDDSVDDIKYDDFFGKAKFDKKLQYEQRVAKRQKLAEQALENKDEESDDESDNEAGSDDNEADFDMEGSGDENEYEDMINSVKKDLFEEDIAEDTPEHLSTFEKQQREIMKQIAQYEKENVGEKKWTLKGEARAAQRTKDSLLEEDLDFERGAKPVPVMTQAVTESLEDMIKARIKSGQFDDLPRRFFDDLPQFKKSKLIEVSEQKSQKSLADLYEAEAMGETEPSTTNEPPNEMRDAAHREIEDLYADVAYTLDSLSSWTYKPKPTKSIQIVTNAPAISMEEAQPQALAQEEQLAPQEVYKPEVADKRERLAGSTGLPQTKAEMTREERKRAKKKEKIARGKQLAEKEERQRSLAVHSKEGDAKGSKAQVMETLKQGNVTVIGKRGEKRGLDGKLKRDQKAKDGYSLKL